A genomic region of Eucalyptus grandis isolate ANBG69807.140 chromosome 5, ASM1654582v1, whole genome shotgun sequence contains the following coding sequences:
- the LOC120293280 gene encoding uncharacterized protein LOC120293280 — protein MENRRPFPHASTDKPLEPNAAVQIGDEMEAGDDLRIERRDVEEAVGKENDGLGSELKSNGILTVEIVEKEETEEESEGTSVSIERLKAAKEFCNGERDFAHGEFGREAA, from the exons ATGGAGAATCGCCGACCCTTCCCGCATGCATCTACGGACAAGCCTCTAGAGCCAAATGCGGCTGTTCAGATTGGTGACGAAATGGAAGCCGGAGATGATTTACGGATTGAGCGGAGGGATGTTGAGGAAGCTGTCGGCAAAGAAAACGATGGCCTAGGAAGTGAGTTAAAGTCTAACGGTATTCTTACAGTTGAGATTGTTGAGAAGGAGGAAACCGAGGAAGAGTCGGAGGGCACAAGCGTCTCCATCGAAAGGCTTAAGGCTGCAAAGGAATTCTGCAATGGAGAGCGAGACTTTGCCCATGGCGAATTCGGCAGAGAAGCCG CCTGA